The genome window CGGCTGGGCCGTTGTATGGTGGAGGCATGGCCACCCGCAAGCTGGTCCTGGACGTCGCCGGGCGAGAGGTGACCGTCAGCAACCCGGACAAGGTGTATTTCCCCCGGACCGGGCAGACCAAGCTCGACCTGGTGCGCTACTACCTGGCCGTGGCCGACGGGGCGCTGCGCGGGGTGGCGGCGCGGCCGATGGCCCTCAAGCGGTTCGTGAACGGGGCCGAGGGCGAGTTCTTCTTCCAGAAGCGGGCCCCGGAGAAGCGGCCCGAGTGGGTGGAGACGGTCGAGCTCAAGTTCCCGTCGGGGCGCAGCGCGCAGGAGATCGTGGTCCGGGACGCGGCCCAGCTGGCCTGGGTGGTCAACCTGGGCTGCATCGACCTCAACCCGCACCCGGTACGGGCCGACGACCTCGACCACCCCGACGAGCTGCGGGTCGACCTCGACCCGATGCCGGGGGTGCCGTGGGCCGACGTGCTCCAGGTGGCCCTGGTGACCCGGGAGACGCTGGAGGACTTCGGCCTCGTCGGATGGCCGAAGACGTCGGGGTCGCGCGGCTTCCACGTCTACTGCCGGATCCAGCGGAGCTGGAGCTTCTCCGAGGTCCGGCGGGCCGCGGTCGCCCTGGCCCGCGAGGTCGAGCGGCGCGCCCCCGAGATCGCCAGCAGCCGCTGGTGGAAGGAGGAGCGCCACGGGGTGTTCCTCGACTACAACCAGAACGCCAAGGACCGGACCGTGGCGTCCGTCTACTCCGTGCGGCCCCGACCGACGGCCACGGTCTCGGCACCATTGACCTGGGAGGAGGTGCCGGACTCGGAGCTCGAGGACTTCACGCTGCGCAGCGTGCCGGAGCGGTACGTGCGACTCGGGGACGTGGGTGCCGGGATCGACGATCGGGCATTCTCGCTGGAGCCGCTCCTGGACCTCGTCGCTCGGCACGAGGCCGAGGGCCTCGGCGACGCCCCATGGCCGCCGAACTACGCGAAGCAGCCCGGCGAGCCCCCGCGCGTCCAGCCCTCCCGCCGCCGCATGCCCGATCCGTCCGAGCTCA of Actinomycetota bacterium contains these proteins:
- the ligD gene encoding non-homologous end-joining DNA ligase encodes the protein MATRKLVLDVAGREVTVSNPDKVYFPRTGQTKLDLVRYYLAVADGALRGVAARPMALKRFVNGAEGEFFFQKRAPEKRPEWVETVELKFPSGRSAQEIVVRDAAQLAWVVNLGCIDLNPHPVRADDLDHPDELRVDLDPMPGVPWADVLQVALVTRETLEDFGLVGWPKTSGSRGFHVYCRIQRSWSFSEVRRAAVALAREVERRAPEIASSRWWKEERHGVFLDYNQNAKDRTVASVYSVRPRPTATVSAPLTWEEVPDSELEDFTLRSVPERYVRLGDVGAGIDDRAFSLEPLLDLVARHEAEGLGDAPWPPNYAKQPGEPPRVQPSRRRMPDPSELKPTDPTAPRGRRGSVAPALPSAPARNPDGTVPPTGRRRSSQPLLVISQAADKADAL